One genomic region from Bacillales bacterium encodes:
- a CDS encoding TetR/AcrR family transcriptional regulator codes for MPKHRRPGRPRADESGPPTDAVIVQTASRLFLDRGYQKVSIDEVAEACGVTKATVYYYFDNKAQLFTKSMLAMMQRIRERIAAMLSVDKPLRTRLHEVAVAHLQATMQIDLDGFMRETKNALSPSQVKLMREAEERMYQAIEEAFDKSIKAGEIPEINATFAAHAYISLLKIGNYRLADNTRLFPNVETAADHIIAFLWNGLFCDQ; via the coding sequence ATGCCCAAACACCGCCGCCCGGGCCGGCCGCGCGCTGATGAAAGCGGACCGCCGACCGACGCTGTAATCGTACAAACGGCGTCCCGGCTGTTTCTCGACCGCGGCTATCAAAAAGTATCTATCGACGAAGTCGCTGAAGCCTGCGGCGTAACGAAAGCAACCGTTTATTATTATTTCGATAATAAAGCGCAATTGTTCACGAAATCAATGTTGGCGATGATGCAACGAATTCGCGAGAGAATCGCAGCTATGTTGAGCGTCGACAAACCCTTGCGGACACGGCTTCATGAAGTTGCCGTTGCCCATTTGCAAGCGACGATGCAAATCGACTTGGACGGATTCATGCGCGAAACGAAAAACGCCTTATCGCCAAGCCAAGTAAAATTAATGCGTGAAGCCGAAGAGCGCATGTACCAAGCGATCGAGGAAGCTTTCGACAAATCGATCAAAGCCGGGGAAATCCCCGAAATTAATGCCACCTTTGCAGCGCACGCCTACATTTCCTTGCTCAAAATCGGCAATTACCGCCTGGCCGACAATACACGCCTATTCCCAAACGTCGAAACAGCCGCCGATCACATCATCGCGTTCCTTTGGAACGGACTGTTTTGCGATCAATAA
- a CDS encoding Gfo/Idh/MocA family oxidoreductase, which produces MIRTALLSRWHVHANDYAKQTQEHPNMEIAVVWDEDEARGRKWAEELGVPFEASLEAVLTDDSIDAVIVETPTNMHKEVILAAANYGKHIFTEKVLAFTTKDCDEIFEAVKTNGVHLMVSLPRLTESYFLYARDALDKGLLGELTFIRCRLAHNGAVPSEQHPNGWLPSHFFNEEQCGGGSLIDLGAHPIYLLNRLAGEAQAVTARLTQVKNDQVDDNAVVLLDYASGALGTIETGFVSARSPFQLELYGTEGALLVEDGKITLKSSRLQGEEIVSGDALPVALPSPHTQWAAAIAEGAEPSITKEDVRNLTRVNEAAALSARENRTVRLQELAV; this is translated from the coding sequence ATGATACGCACGGCTTTATTAAGCAGGTGGCATGTCCATGCCAATGACTACGCGAAGCAAACGCAAGAACATCCGAACATGGAAATTGCGGTCGTATGGGATGAGGATGAAGCACGCGGACGCAAATGGGCCGAGGAGCTTGGCGTCCCATTTGAAGCAAGCTTGGAAGCGGTGCTCACTGACGATTCCATCGACGCCGTCATCGTCGAAACGCCGACGAATATGCACAAAGAAGTGATTTTGGCCGCAGCCAATTACGGCAAGCATATTTTTACGGAAAAAGTGCTTGCCTTCACGACAAAAGACTGCGACGAGATTTTCGAAGCGGTCAAAACAAACGGCGTCCACCTCATGGTGTCGCTGCCGCGACTTACCGAATCGTATTTCCTATACGCGCGTGACGCGCTCGACAAAGGCTTGCTCGGCGAGCTCACTTTCATTCGCTGCCGGCTCGCCCACAACGGTGCTGTTCCTTCGGAACAGCACCCGAACGGCTGGCTGCCTTCGCATTTCTTCAATGAAGAACAATGCGGCGGCGGCAGCCTGATCGACCTCGGCGCACATCCGATTTACTTGCTCAATCGGCTGGCTGGTGAGGCGCAGGCCGTCACGGCTCGTCTCACGCAAGTGAAGAACGACCAAGTTGACGACAACGCCGTCGTCCTGCTTGATTATGCCTCCGGCGCGCTCGGCACGATCGAAACGGGCTTCGTTTCGGCACGCAGCCCGTTCCAGCTTGAGCTTTACGGCACGGAAGGCGCCTTGCTTGTCGAAGACGGCAAAATCACGCTGAAGAGCAGCCGCTTGCAAGGCGAGGAAATCGTGAGCGGCGACGCGTTGCCGGTCGCGCTGCCAAGCCCGCACACGCAGTGGGCGGCGGCGATTGCCGAAGGCGCGGAGCCGTCGATCACGAAAGAAGACGTGCGCAACTTGACGCGGGTGAACGAGGCGGCAGCATTGTCGGCGCGCGAGAATCGCACGGTGCGATTGCAAGAGCTTGCGGTCTGA